The Oryza glaberrima chromosome 5, OglaRS2, whole genome shotgun sequence DNA segment TATTTTTGTCCCGATGCATAAGTACATAGTTAATTTAcaactcgagaaaaaaaattacacaacaGATAATTAAgaaaagttatttttattttttttattactagtTAAGAGGTAATTGAGGTATCTCTACGTCTATGTTAtctcttttattttgaaaattttcagacatcaaaaatatgaaaatatatatttctagcCGTTGTATCACCCACTATTTATTACAAGTTCTCTACACCAAAAGAAAtgctacaaatatatatattcaaaaaCAAGCCCAGGAATGTAAAGCAACTTCTTTTacaaatttaagaaattttacaGTACTTAAGAGGTCCCAAAAGACATCAAacttttagtataaaattttgcaagaggtactaaattttataaaaccataATACATCCTGATACCTTCTCAAGAAGTGTAAAATCACTCTACATATGCCATGTTGGATTATGAGCTAGGCTTAACATGTAGCCGGTCGGTTTTGCAGTGTGAGAGCATGGTGGCAGTGGAGCGGCGGCTGAAGGAGCTAGGCATCCCTTACATACAACGATGCGTAGAGGAAGGTGGCATCTATGTGGACCAAATCTTCTTCCACGATCCCGATGGCTTCATGATCGAGATCTGCAACTGCGACAACCTCCCCGTCGTCCCCCTCGGCGCCGACCAGCCGCTCGTCATGGCCGCCTGCAAGAGGGCCGCCGTCatcaagcagcagcaggcgtcctcttctccggcgacggcggcggcggcacagtgCGCCGTGCCATCGTCGACGAAGGCGATCCATGTCAACGAGGAGGCACACATCTCGTGCGCCTAAGGCTGGAGAGATTGTGTAGATGCTTGTGCGTGGCCGCAATGCAATTAGGGATGCAAGTAGGATGATGCACAAACTCACAAAGATAGGTTATTTATTAcaacctccgtctcaaaatataacaacttttggctatgaaatgaatctggacatacagtTGTttaaattcataactaaaaatacttatattttaggacggagggagtacgtggtAGGTGGATTGGTCCACTTAAATGATCTATATGTGGGTTAGTGGTCAGCTCTCTTTTATCCCTATATGCAATCTAACGGTCGTGGTTTGCTAGATCAGTTGTCAGGTTATGCGATTGGGCTCACCGTGCGTTTGTACATGAGTACTATGGTGTTGGGCAATGTAATCCCCTTTGTTATAAGTAAAGAATAAATTAAGCAGAATGAGTCATGTCTTAATTTTCAATCAAGATGCTTTGTTAGTACTGTAAGAGCATGTTTAGAAAATTTGAtggaaatttttattttatctatgcGAATTTTGAGATTTTCTACTTATAAGTAAGTAGAGACGGGGAGGCGAGAGCAGGGGGCCATGGTTTGAATTAATTCCACAGTGATTTCACGAACTTTGACAAAATTCGGGGAAAAGATCAACAGACTTTTTTTCCGACATATACTTTTTCAGTGTTGCGACATCACCACTGAAAGCCAAGTCGATTATTGTTCCCATCTGGATTAATTAGAAATATCTCTCAGCCTTAATTCACGCATTGTAAACGCACTTTTCCTAGGTAATCGTCACTATCAGTCTAGCGCATGTATATACGCTGCCTACGCGGCATTTCGTGGATGTACGTACAGTACGTTCTTATCTGAATGAAAATGATGTGTGGAGACAAGTGACTCGGTAAATTGGAACAAGAAGAAGCGTGAAAGAAAATAACTCCTCCGTGAAAGAAAATGATCTAGACGACAGAAATCGATGGAGATATTTCATAG contains these protein-coding regions:
- the LOC127773860 gene encoding glyoxylase I 4-like, with the protein product MVNTAAVAAAKGSRGSGLPLASLNHISIVCRSLQESLTFYTDVLGFFPVRRPGSFDFDGAWLFNYGIGIHLLQAEDPDSLPGKTEINPKDNHISFQCESMVAVERRLKELGIPYIQRCVEEGGIYVDQIFFHDPDGFMIEICNCDNLPVVPLGADQPLVMAACKRAAVIKQQQASSSPATAAAAQCAVPSSTKAIHVNEEAHISCA